GGCTGATTACGATTTTGCTCATCAATGTCCTTATGGCCTTGCTCGGTCGCGCTGTTCCGCAAGTCCAGGTCTTTGTCTTAAGCTTCCCTATTACGATTGCCGGGGGATTGCTCGTCCTCAGTCTCGGAATGCCCTTTACGGTCGCCTTAATCGGGTCGGAGTTCGAACAGCTCCAGCTCACGATTGAAGCTTTACTGAGGAGTCTCGGACGTGGCTGAGTCAGAGTCAGATAAGAGCAGCCGGACAGAAGAGGCGACTGAGAAACGTAAGTCGCAGGCCCGGACCGATGGACAGGTCGCCATGAGCCGCGACGTCGGGACTGCGGCGGTCCTTATAGGAGGGGTCGGATTTCTGGCAATCGGTGTGCCGATCGGACTGCGCCAATTGACCGACGTGACGCGGCGCGGGCTGTCGTTGTCGTTCGATGAAACGTTCTGGAAAGCGCTGACGGTTGAACATATCCATACCATTGTCGTGCAGATCAGTGTGACGACGATGATTCTGATTCTACCCATTCTCGGCGTCGTGCTGTTCATGGGGACCGGCGCATCACTGGCGCAAACAGGATTTATGTGGCGGCCGAACGCGCTGCAGCCGAATTTCGGCAAGCTCAATCCGCTCAAGGGGTTGGGCAAACTGTTTTCCACCAGGTCGGTGATGGAGCTCGTCAAGGGTCTCGTGAAGATTGCCATCATCATGGCGGTGGCTCTCTTTACCGCCCGTCGCGATCTGCTCATGGTACCAGGCCTCATGGATTACGACCTGCCGGCGGCGATCGAAATGGCCGGGCACCTCACGCTAAAAGTGGCGACGGGTGTCGTGGGCGCATTGGCCGTCCTCGCCGCCGTGGACTACATATACCAACGGTTTGAGTGGTCCCGTGACCTACGCATGACCAAAGAAGAAGTGAAGGAAGAGCACAAGGCATCGGAAGGCGATCCGTTAGTCCGTGGCCGTATCCGATCTGCGCAACGCGATCTTGCCAAGAAACGCATGATGGCGGCGGTGAAGACCGCCGATGTCGTGGTCACCAACCCCACGCACCTGGCGGTAGCGTTGAAGTATGACGCCACCCAAAAGGCCGCTCCGTTCGTGGTGGCCAAGGGGGCTGGCTTTATCGCGGAGCGTATTCGCGAACTGGCTCGTCATCATGGAGTGGCGGTGGTCGAAAATAAGCTGGTGGCCAGAACGCTGTACCGGTTGGTCGATATCGGAAAAGAAATTCCGTCGAATTTATATCGCGCCGTCGCCGAAATTCTGGCCTTTGTCTACCGGGCCAGAGGGATCAACCCCGGACAGTTATAAGAAGGGCTGTATTACATGGCATCCACGACAACTGTGTCTCCAGTCGAGCATCCACCACTCCTTAAGCATCCCGACATCGTCATGTCCGTGAGTGTCGTCGGTGTGCTCATGGTCATGCTGTTACCGCTTCCGCGGTTTCTATTGGACCTGTTGCTCAGCTTCGACATCACGATTTCCATCATCATTTTGCTGGTGGGACTACAGGTCCGCCGGCCGATGGACTTTTCGGTATTCCCTTCGATTCTCCTGATGGTCACGCTCCTCCGGCTGTCCCTGAATATTGCGTCGACCCGCCTGATTCTGTTGCATGGCAATGAGGGGGCGGCGGCGGCAGGGGAAGTCATCCGCACGTTCGGCACCTTTGTCGTCGGCGGAAATTACACCGTCGGTCTCGTGGTCTTTGCCATCCTGGTGATCATCAATTTCGTCGTCGTCACCAAGGGTGCCGGCCGCGTCGCTGAAGTCGCCGCCCGCTTCACGTTGGATGCCATGCCTGGTAAGCAGATGGCCATCGACGCCGACTTGAACGCCGGCCTCATCAAAGAAGATGAAGCCAGACGGCGGCGGAAGGATATCGCGGAAGAGGCCGACTTTTATGGAGCCATGGACGGTGCCAGCAAGTTTGTGCGAGGGGACGCGGTCGCGGCCGTCATCATTGTGGTGGTGAATATCGTCGGCGGGCTGACCATCGGCATTCTGCAGCAGGGCATGAGCCCAGGCCTGGCGGCGCAAACGTACACGCTCTTGACTGTCGGCGAAGGCCTGGTCGCTCAAATTCCGGCCCTCATCGTCTCGACCGCCACCGGTATGATCGTGACGCGCGCGGCCTCAGAGAACGATCTTGGCGCGGAGATGACACAGCAACTCCTCAATTCACACCGAGCTGTGGGAACGGCCGGAGGAATCCTGCTGGCCCTCGGCCTGGTGCCGGGGCTGCCGCATCTGGCCTTCCTGGTCCTCGGAGCCGGCGTGTGCTGGATCGCCTACCATCTCTATCAACGGGAGCAGACGCCGGAGACTCAGGCTCCTCCGCCCGTAACCGCAAAGGTTGAAGAACCGGTCGCCCACATCGCGCCGCTCGATCTCATGGAAGTGCAAGTGGGATACGGCCTGATCAACCTCGTTGAAGGCACGCAGGGCAATACGCTCCTGGAGCGCATCAAGGGTCTGCGGCGGCAGTTTGCCGAATCCATGGGATTTGTCGTTCCTCCCATTCATATCCGGGACAATTTGCAACTGCGCCCGAATGAATACGCGATCATGCTCAAAGGCGTTGAAGTCGCCAAGGCTGAAGTGCTTCCGGGCCATGTGCTGGCGATCGATCCCGGCACGGCGCAACGTGGGATGGTCCAAGGCATTCCCACCAAGGAACCGGCCTTCGGTTTGCCGGCATTGTGGGTCGTTGAGGACCAGCGCGAGCAGGCCCAGATGGCCGGCTATACCGTCGTCGATGCCAGCTCGGCCATCACCACGCATCTGTCCGAAATCATCAAACGGCACGGTCATGAATTGTTGGGCCGGCAGGAAGCCCAAGCCTTGCTCGACGAAGTCGGGAGGACGCATCCCAAGCTGGTGGAAGAACTCATTCCGACCATGGTCTCCCTGGGTACGGTGGTCCGGATCTTGGGCAATCTTCTCAAGGAGGGGATTCCCATCCGGGATATTCGGTCCATCCTGGAGGCCATTGCCGATCATGCCATGACGACCAAGGATGCCGAACTGTTGACGGAAATGGCCCGCCAATCACTGGCCCGGACCATTACCAAGCAGTATCAGGCGCCGGACGGCTCGCTCCCGGTCATTACACTCGATCCGCGCCTCGATCGAACGCTGGCGGAGCAAGCGTCAATATTGCCGCAGGGCGCCATGCTGAATCTGGATCCCGCGCTGTCGCACAAACTTCTGACAGCGCTCAAGCAATCAGCGGAACGCGTGGCTGCGCGCGGCCAGCAGCCGATTCTGCTCTGTTCCCCGGCCGTGCGACGACACTTGCGACGATTGACGGACCGGCTCTTGCACTCTGTTCCGGTGATCGGACTGAATGAAATCGATGCCATGGTGCGCTTGCAGTCGCTGGATACCATCCGGCTCGACTCAGAGCTCCCACAACCGTCGTGAGGTGAATCATGAAAGTGAAAACGTTTCATGCCTTGACCATGCAGGATGCGATTCGAGCGATCAAGGAAGAGCTGGGGCCGGATGCCGTCATTCTTTCATCCAAGGAAGTGCATCAAGGCGGCCGGTTGATGAGTTATTTCAATAAGCCGGTCTTGGAGGTCATGGCGGCGGCCGAATATGATCCGTTGCCCCGGATCAAGCCGTCGCGGGATACATCGGCCCCGAGCGAGCCACGGAAAGCTTCGCAGGCGCCATCTTCGGCCAGCACATGGACCCAGCCGGTCGGGCCGGAAGTCTTTCGTGACACCCTGCAGGGAATGTTAGCGCAACCAGCATCTGCATCTCATGTGTATGGCATGAATCAGCCGCCGGTGACGGCTCCTGCGCCTCGGCAGACACGCCCGACTGCGCCGCGTTCATCGGATATCAAACAGAGTCGTTTACAAGATCTGCGCAAAGACTTACGCGAGTTAAGCCGGGAGATCGGCGCGTCTTTGCCGGCGGCCTCACAATCGTTGAGTCAACATGCGGAGCCGGCCATCGCATCGTTGTGCCGCAATCTTGTGGCACAAGGGCTGCGCCCGTCGAGCGCCGACAGGATCGGACGGTCCGTGGGCGTGGAACTGGCTCGTCGCAACTCGACGGCGCCGTACGACCTGCAGCATGCGTTGGCGAAGTGCCTGGCTCAGGACATGCGCGTGAGCGGATCTCTGCTCTCCGGTCAGGGAGATCGGACTATCGCCATGATGATCGGAACAAACGGGGCCGGCAAGACGGCCGCGATCACAAAGCTGGCAACCCACTATCAGTTGGAAGAAAAGAAGTCCGTCGCCATTGTCTCGCTGGACACCTATCGATTGGCTTCAGTCGAGCAACTCCGGATGTATGCCGATGTGTTGGGTATTCCATGCGAATCGGCGATGTCTGCGAAGCAGGCTGCGGCCTATGTCCACAAGCATACCGATGCCGATCTGATCCTGATCGATACGGCCGGTTTTGGAGAGAAAGATCTTGCCTTGGTGCATACCCTGCACCAGCTCCTCAAGACCGAACCGGAAGTGCAGACGCACGTTGTGGTCTCGGCCTCGACACGTGAGCAGGATTTGCAACGTCAGGTGGCGCAGATCCATGCGCTCCCGCTCTTGCGACTCCTGTTCAGCAAGCTCGATGAGACGGACTCCTTCGGCGCCCTGTACGAATTGAGTCACCAATCAGGCATTCCACTGTCCTATTGGAGCGCCGGTCAGCGGGTTCCAGAAGATCTTGAAGTCGCGACGCCGCAACGGCTGGCCGAGCTTCTCGTCAGCCGTCGCTACACCGTTCCGTTCCGATCGTCGCTGGATTCTCAGGCTTCGGCGGAGCGGTCAGCGTTACGCAGCGCACACGAAGTGACCATGGACACTGTTACGCGGTAGGAGGAAACACTATGCAGAGCGGATCGTATACACCAACGGCAGGGGACGTGTCGGAGCGAGCCTCGTCGCTGACGCACGTCATCGCCGTGGCCAGCGGCAAAGGCGGCGTGGGAAAGACCAACATCGTGGCCAATATGGCGATGGGACTGAGTAAAGCAGGAAAGCGTGTCCTGGTCTTGGATGCCGACCTCGGATTGGGAAATCTGGATGTGCTGCTGGGTTTGGTTCCTGAGCATACGATCGAGCATGTGCTGGCCGGGACTCACTGCTTGGATGACGTGATTGTCGACGGTCCCGGTGGAATCCGGGTTTTGCCCGCCAGCTCCGGGGTGCCTCAGCTGACGGCATTGAGTGAATCGCAACAAATGTTGCTCATGGAGCAATTGGAGGCGGTCTCGCGGGACGTCGACGTCCTGCTGATCGATACCGGGGCGGGGATTTCGCCGAATGTCACCTTCTTTGCCTCCGCGGCTCAAGATACCATTGTCGTCGTGTCTCCCGAACCTACCTCCCTCACAGATGCCTACGCCCTGATTAAGGTGTTGACCAGACAATATCGGGAACGTCGCTTCAAGGTGTTGGTCAACATGGCCAAGAGCCCGAGAGAAGCGGCTGAAGTGTTCAGAAAGCTCGACACCGCAGCGGACCGGTTCCTGCATGTTGTCCTCGAATATGTCGGCTATATCCCTCAGGATGATTATGTTCCGCTCGCTGTGAAGCAGCAAAAGGCTTTGCTGGAGCTGTTTCCAGGCTCGCCGGCGGCCCTGGCGCTGACGCGGCTCGCTGGGCAAGTTTTGCAGTGGCCGAAGCCGAATTTTCCTAAGAGCGCTGTGCAGCTGTTGTGGCAACGCTTACTTCAGACCACCGCAGTCATGTGATGGAGTCAAAGGCATACTTACTATGAGTAAAACGGCAGTTCATCGTGTTCATCAAGCGATTCCCAGCGGCGATGCTCATCGGGAGCAACTGATCAAAGAATTTGCGCATGTGATTCGGGCAATGGCCCATCGCCTGGCCTTTCGATTGCCCGCGTACCTGGATGCCGAGGATTTGATCTCCGTCGGGACCATCGGCCTGATGGATGCGATGGAGAAATACGACCCCAATCGAGAAGCGAAATTCAAGACCTATGCGGAGTTCAGGATTCGCGGCGCCATGTTGGACGAGATCCGCTCGATGGATTGGATTCCACGATCCGTACACGAACGCATCGGCCTCCTGCAAAAGACCCATATCACGTTGTTGAATCGACTGGGACGCCCTCCGTTGGATGAAGAAGTGGCGTCCGAACTCAAGATGCCCCTGGAGGAACTCGACGACTTTATCTCGCGGGCCCGAGGGGCCGTGATGATCAGTATCGACGACCTGGGACTTCAAGAGCCGGATGGACACAAAGTCGTCAAGATGCTCGCCGATACGCATCACCCGGATCCCTTGTCCACGTTAGTGAACGAGCGAGAGCGCGAAGCGATCGGCGATGCCATTCAAGGATTGCCTGAAAAAGAACGGCTGGTCCTGACCCTCTACTATTATGAAGAACTGACGATGAAGGAAATCGGCGAGCTGTTGAAAGTCACGGAGTCCCGTGTGTGCCAAATTCACACCAAGGCCATCCTCCGACTGAAAGCCTTTCTTCATGCTGACGGGTAGGGCCCGACGGAAACCGCAGGGGAGCGACTCGCTTGCCTTCAGGCAGCCTTTCCCGTGATTGTTCGTGACGGTTGGTGCCGGATTGCATCCTTCCCCTAGCAGGGCTTCAGTTCTCTCTCTGAATAGCCGAGACAGAGGCATCACTTAGAAGGATGTCTCCGCCTCTCATTCATGGATAGAGAACAGCCTCCATCAACTCGCTCGACGACCCTCAGTGCTTCCGTCGGATACCGCGGGCCATTCACCCTGGGTCTCTCCCGCCTGGGTCGTTCTCGCTCAAGAGTCAGCGTATCGTCTCGCTCGAAGGCCATCTGTTATTTTGCGCTAGCCCTCACGACCGGCCTAGTGGCTGCTCAATGGCTCATGAATTCACCGGGGAGAACCCCTTCCGGCACGAGCATCGGCAGCTCTCTGGGCAGTGCGTCCCTCATCGCTCCCGAATTACTCGTTGGCGGAGTAGGACTGTTCGTAAGCATCAGCCTCAGCCTTGCCGGAATATGGTATTGGCCGTTTGGCCGGCGAACCAGACGCCAGCCCCGTGAAGACAGTTTGGCGGCATACGACCACGTGACAGGCCTGCCCACGCTACGCCTCTTCACCGTGCTTCTCGAACAAGGGCTCACTCGGGCATCGAATATGGGCCGCAGTATCGGCGTCCTCGTTGCAGATCTTCATCAATTTCGTCCGCTTCCGACCTCCATACCCACTCCCAATATCTCCAATATCTCGTTGATCGTGCGCGTGCAGGCCGCCCGCATCAAGAGCGCGCTGCCCTCGAACCATACCGTTGCCCGGATCGGCGACCGGCGTTTTGCCATCCTGATTGAAAACGTGGTCGCACGGGAGGAGATCGATACGCTCGCACAGAATATTTATCGCACGATGTCGCTACCCCTGATGATTGAAGGACAGGAGGTCCTGTTGACCTGTCAGATTGGGGGAGCAATGTATGCCTCCTCTGGCGCATCAGGAGAAACCTTGCTGAGTCAGGCCGTCAAATCACTCGCCCTCGCGACCTCTGAGAATCCCATCCGGTTTTCCGATTCCCTCACTGCCGCACCCAGCCCATCTTCCATGGCGATGCAATCAGCTCCCAGCGAATCCCTTTTGCACTAGGCAACTTCTACCTCGTCAGCGGAAGTATTCGCCGATCGAAGGAGAGACCGTGTCCGGTTCTCTTTCCGTCAGACCGTCGACTTTTTGACAGCCTGCCAGATTCCCCAGCATTTCTTACTTCCCACATCGAACAGGCCTACGCCGTCTGAGTGTCACGGCCTGGCATGCACGTTGCTGTATCTCCTTGCGAAACGAACTACCAAGGAGCCAAGACCGTGAATCGAGGTATCTATCCAATTCTCTCAGGAGCCCTGGCGCACGAACGCCGGATGCAAGTCTTTGCGAACAACATGGCGAACGTCAACACCGCCGGGTTTAAGCAGGATGAGCAGACCTTCAAAGCGGTCTTCCCCAAGGCGCATCTTGCGATTCCCGCAATTCCAGGAACCGTGTCTCTCGCCAATCAGATCGTGGCCAAACCCTTCGGCCCGACTGAACGCGTGTATGCGGCTCCCAATACAGTCAAAACAACCTATGACGCGGGACGCATTCGGCTGACCGGAAATCCCCTGGATCTCGCCATCCAAGGCCGCGGCTTCTTAGAAGTCAAAACCCCTCAAGGCACACGCTATACCCGCAACGGCATGCTTTCTCTGGATAACCAACGCCGGCTTGTCACGAATCTCGGGTATCCGGTGATGGGCACGAAGGGGGAATTGAAGATTCCCGTCGGGAAAATGGATATTTCCAATCAGGGCGAAATCAAGGTCAACGGCAATCCCGTCGGCACCATCAAGGTCATGGATTTTCCCGACTCCAACATGCCGCAAAAGTACGCGGAAGGCATGTTCATCTCCGATAAGGGGTTCCCTGCAAAAGCTCCCCAAGTCCAGGTCGGGCACATCGAAGATTCCAACGTCAATTCTATCGGTGAAATGGTCAAGATGATCGAGGGCATGCGCGGATATGAATCGGCTCAGAAGTTGATTCAAACCCTGGACCGGATGGCTGAAACGGCCATTCAAGAAGTCGGACGAGTGGCTTAGGAGGCGATTATGATTCGGGCAATGTGGACAGCCGCCACCGGAATGACGGCACAACAGATCAACGTGGATACCGTGGCCCACAACCTGGCCAACGTCAACACCAACTCGTTCAAGCGCAGCCGGGCGGAGTTTGCTGATCTGCTCTACCAAATCCAGCGCTTGCCGGGCACCAGCGCATCCAACGTGGGCGTCTTTCCCGTGGGCATTCAAGTCGGCGCCGGTGTTCGCCCCACGACCGTCTCAAAGGAATGGCTCCAGGGGAACATGCGTCAGACCAACAACGACCTGGATATCGCAATCGATGGACCGGGGTTCTTTCAAGTCTCCAGACCGGATGGCACCATCATGTACACCAGGAACGGGTCATTCAAGCGCGACAACGTCGGCAACTTGGTCACGGGCGACGGTGACTTGTTGAATCCCGTGATTACCATTCCTTCCGGGGCCTTGAAAATGGATATCGGCCAGGACGGGACCGTCTCCGTCTTGCTCCCTGGCGTGACGCAGGCTTCCCAGGTCGGCCAGATTCAATTGACGCGATTCGACAATCCGGCCGGACTCGTGGCGATGGGAAACAATCTGTTCATCGACAGCTTTGCGTCGGGCCCTCCGACCCAAGGGACCGGCGGATTCTCCACCGGATTCGGGACCATTCAGCAGGGCTTCCTGGAAAGTTCGAACGTCAACCTGGCCGAAGAAATGGTCAATATGATCATTGCGCAGCGGAGCTATGAAATTAACTCGAAAACGATTCAAGCGTCTGACGAGATGATGTCCATCGCGAACAATCTCAGACGATAAGGAAGAAGCCATGAACAGTATTCGCATCATCGTCGCCGCATGTATGCTCGCCGCCGGGGCCAATCAGGCCATCGGCGCCACGGCGGAGAAGCTTGCCAAACCGGTCTCGATTGGAGGGCCAGGGCCCAACGGACCGGCCCTCGGCAAGCTGGATGCGACCCGGCCGACGATGCGGGAGCTGCATTTTGAGCAGATCCAGAAAACCATTCAGAGATTTCTCGAAGGGGAATGGGGCACCAGGGTGAAATCGGTGCAGGTTACCCTTCTGGAACCGCTGGATCCGATCAAGATTCCGGTGGGGGTGATCGAATTGCAGATCCCTTCCGTCGCCGGAGGCTCCACGACGATGGGGCGCAGAAGCTTTGCCATCCAGGTGACAGTCAACGGGAACCCGTGGAAAACCGTTGAGGCGCTGGCCGACATATCCGCCATGATCGATGTGGTCGTCCCATCCCGCTACTTGAAGTCTGAAGAAACGATTGAACCGGATGATCTGACGACCGCGCGGATCGTCACCTACGATGTGAAACATCCCTTCATCACGGACCCGGAGGCCGTCATTGGGAAGAGCACGGTTCGTCCGCTCCAGCCGAATACTCCGCTGCGTCCGACCTTCTTGAAAAAGCCGTTTATGGTCAAGAAGGGGGACCACGTCATGATTGAAGCGCGGCGTGGCAACTTCTCCGTTCAAACATCAGGCGTGACGAAGGGAAGCGGACAAGTCGGACAAACCGTGATGGTGGCTAACCTTGATTCGGGGCGAGAGCTGCGCGCGAAGATTATCGCTCCGGGTCTCGTCCAAGTAGATTTTTAGGATCACGCATGCGTTGTGTAATCGCTCGCACATGGGGTGTGGTGGCGGCCGGTGTAATCCTAAGCGCCTGTAACCTCGCGCCATCTGTCTCAACCAAGCTGACCGTACCGCCGCTGCCTCCTCCCAAGACTCTGGGGTCGTTGTGGCAAGAAGAGAATGGTCGGGCCTATCTCTACGAAGATCTGCGCGCCATGCGGGTGGGGGATATTCTCACGGTCAAGATTGTCGAGAAGCACAAAGGGTCAAAGTCGGCGGATACCGCAGCGCAACGAGATTCGACTCTCTCGAACTCCCTGGCAGGATCCGGAGTGGGATATTTTGGAATCCCTGGTTTCAGAATCAGCGATGAAGCCAGACGCGGATTCGGGGTCGACGCGTCCGCAAGCAATAAGTTTACCGGAAAGGGAGCGACGAGCCGGGAAGGGACCTTAACCGGTACGATTTCGGTGATTGTTATGGAAGTGCTTCCGAACGGTGACTTGCGCGTTGAAGGGCGTCGTGAAGTGTCGGTCAATAGTGAGAAGCAACTGATGACGATTGCCGGTATTGTGCGGCGGGTGGACGTCGATACGAAGAATACCGTGCTGTCTTCGGCGATCGCCGATGCCAAGATCGAATACGCAGGGTTGGGAGTGTTGGACGATGTGCAGCGGCCGGGATGGCTGGTTCGCATTCTTGATTGGGTTTACCCGTTCTAAGAAGGGTGTCCTGAGTGAAAACGATTCCTAAACGGAAAGTCTCGGCGAAATGGGGCGTCTGGCGTGGCGCGGTCTCGCTCCAGTCGTTGCAGATGATGGTGATGAGCGGCGTGGTGAGGCGAGCGGACTTCGACCCGCCTCAGGACCCCGGTCGAACCGGCTATTGGCACCGCGGAAAAAACAGAGTCAGCATTCCACAAGAATCGGCCTCGGAACAGGGATGGATTTCAAGAATGCTTTTAGGTCGAAAGTCGGCCATTCAGTCAGCGCACAAGTTGTAATACGAGGGGATCGTCGCACCAATGAAGACACGTTATACCAAGTCATGGATTGCGGGAGCGCTCGTCGGATTCTTGTGTGTGCCGCTTTCTGCGGAGGCGGTCAGGATCAAGGACATCGGGGCCATTGAAGGTGTTCGGGAAAATCAATTGATCGGCTATGGATTGATCGTGGGGCTTGATCGAACCGGCGATCAAGTCATCGGCGGCCAGTTTACGATCCAGGCCATGATGTCCATGCTGAACAAGATGGGGATCAATTTGGTGATTGATCCAATCCAGTTGCTCACAAGAAATATTGCTTCTGTCATGGTGACGACCAAGCTTCCCCCGTTCGCCAAGCCGGGGCAGACTCTGGATGTCGTCGTCTCTTCGATGGCCAATGCGAAAAGCCTGCAAGGCGGGACGCTCTTGCTGACTCCTCTCAAAGCGGCCAATCAACAAGTGTTTGCCGTAGCCCAAGGCCCAGTCTCAGTGGGAGGCTTCCTGGGTGGGACAGGCGGACCGGGAGGAGCGACCGTCACCAAGAATCATCAGGCTGCTGGAGTTATACCGGCAGGAGCGATTATCGAAAAGGAGCTGGTGGTCAATATCGATGCCTGGGAGACCGTCTCGGTGATGCTCAGGCAGCCGGACTTTACGACTGCCATTCGGACGGCTGAAGCAATCGATGGGGTCTTCGGCAAAGGTAGTGCCTTACCCGTCAATGCCGGTCTTGTGAAGGCCACGATTCCCGCAAACTTCCATGGTCGAGTTGTCGAATACATTGCCTCGATTGAAGGCCTGGATGTCTCGGTTGATATGGCCGCCAAAGTAGTGGTCAACGAACGAACCGGTACGGTCGTACTTGGCGAGCATGTGCGAATCTCCACCTGTGCTATTTCCCACGGAAATCTGACGATTTCGGTGAAGAATACTTTGAGTGTTTCTCAGCCAAATGCACCACTGATCGGCTCTGCCGGCAATCAACCAGCCACTGTGACAGAAGATGTACAGACTGAGGTGAAGGAGCAAGAGTCTCGGTTAATCGTCGTGGATGAGACCGTGACGCTGGGAGAAGTTGTGAGGGCGCTCAATGCGGTTGGTGTGACACCCAGAGATCTGGTCTCGATTCTCTCGGCGCTCCGGGCAGCCGGAGCACTCCAAGCTACGCTTGAGATTATATAGATAAAGCCATGATTGTATTAGAAAGTATTAGTAAGTTATAGGCTGGCAATCGCTGTTGTACGATACGAGAATCCTTATGAATATTCATGATTCGACTCAGGCGCAGTTTCTTTCTTCCCCGGTCTTCACCGATCCACTGGGGAACCAGAATGAAGTCAACTCCTTGAAAGTAAAGGGGAGTCCTGGCGATCGGCAAGAGTTATTGAAGGCCGCTAAGCAGTATGAAGCATTCTTTGTGTCCTATTTAATGAAGGTCATGCGGGAAACCGTTCATGAATCAGAGATGTCCGGCAAGATGGGCTCATACTTTTACTCCTTTTATGACCAGGAGATTGGGAATAGGGCATCCGAGTCAGGGGGCATCGGGATTACCCAAATGGTTCAGGAATATATCGAAAAGAATTATCCGCCAACCGCTAAAGTTCCGGACAGTGAAGACCGATAAGGTGTGCGACAGGGGTTGAAGCAACCGAGAGGGGAAAACCCCGGTGGGCTCAGCCGTTTCCCAGAAGAAGGAGAGAGATATGCAGATCTCAGGTTCAGGTCGTTCCGATCAACTGGCCAAAATTCTCTTAGGCACGCAGGAGACAAAAGGTCCGTCGACGCAACGGCAACCGTCTCAAAAAGAGACGGGGAATGACCGGGTCCAGATTTCGGATCAGGCCAAAGAGCTGCAGCGCATTCGCGCGCTGGGCCAGACCCCCGATCACGAACGGACCGCGCGCGTCGAACAGATCAAGAAAGCCATCGAACATGGCACCTATGATGTCAGTGGTCGCAAAGTCGGCGACGCACTCATCAAGCAAGTTCTGACCGACGCGGTGTTGTAGCAGGTACGGTCCACATCGACCACGCTGCCAGGATGGCGGCG
This genomic stretch from Nitrospira sp. harbors:
- the flgA gene encoding flagellar basal body P-ring formation chaperone FlgA, producing MNSIRIIVAACMLAAGANQAIGATAEKLAKPVSIGGPGPNGPALGKLDATRPTMRELHFEQIQKTIQRFLEGEWGTRVKSVQVTLLEPLDPIKIPVGVIELQIPSVAGGSTTMGRRSFAIQVTVNGNPWKTVEALADISAMIDVVVPSRYLKSEETIEPDDLTTARIVTYDVKHPFITDPEAVIGKSTVRPLQPNTPLRPTFLKKPFMVKKGDHVMIEARRGNFSVQTSGVTKGSGQVGQTVMVANLDSGRELRAKIIAPGLVQVDF
- the flgM gene encoding flagellar biosynthesis anti-sigma factor FlgM, coding for MQISGSGRSDQLAKILLGTQETKGPSTQRQPSQKETGNDRVQISDQAKELQRIRALGQTPDHERTARVEQIKKAIEHGTYDVSGRKVGDALIKQVLTDAVL
- a CDS encoding flagellar basal body P-ring protein FlgI; the encoded protein is MKTRYTKSWIAGALVGFLCVPLSAEAVRIKDIGAIEGVRENQLIGYGLIVGLDRTGDQVIGGQFTIQAMMSMLNKMGINLVIDPIQLLTRNIASVMVTTKLPPFAKPGQTLDVVVSSMANAKSLQGGTLLLTPLKAANQQVFAVAQGPVSVGGFLGGTGGPGGATVTKNHQAAGVIPAGAIIEKELVVNIDAWETVSVMLRQPDFTTAIRTAEAIDGVFGKGSALPVNAGLVKATIPANFHGRVVEYIASIEGLDVSVDMAAKVVVNERTGTVVLGEHVRISTCAISHGNLTISVKNTLSVSQPNAPLIGSAGNQPATVTEDVQTEVKEQESRLIVVDETVTLGEVVRALNAVGVTPRDLVSILSALRAAGALQATLEII
- a CDS encoding flagellar hook basal-body protein → MNRGIYPILSGALAHERRMQVFANNMANVNTAGFKQDEQTFKAVFPKAHLAIPAIPGTVSLANQIVAKPFGPTERVYAAPNTVKTTYDAGRIRLTGNPLDLAIQGRGFLEVKTPQGTRYTRNGMLSLDNQRRLVTNLGYPVMGTKGELKIPVGKMDISNQGEIKVNGNPVGTIKVMDFPDSNMPQKYAEGMFISDKGFPAKAPQVQVGHIEDSNVNSIGEMVKMIEGMRGYESAQKLIQTLDRMAETAIQEVGRVA
- a CDS encoding rod-binding protein; this encodes MNIHDSTQAQFLSSPVFTDPLGNQNEVNSLKVKGSPGDRQELLKAAKQYEAFFVSYLMKVMRETVHESEMSGKMGSYFYSFYDQEIGNRASESGGIGITQMVQEYIEKNYPPTAKVPDSEDR
- a CDS encoding flagellar basal body L-ring protein FlgH, producing MRCVIARTWGVVAAGVILSACNLAPSVSTKLTVPPLPPPKTLGSLWQEENGRAYLYEDLRAMRVGDILTVKIVEKHKGSKSADTAAQRDSTLSNSLAGSGVGYFGIPGFRISDEARRGFGVDASASNKFTGKGATSREGTLTGTISVIVMEVLPNGDLRVEGRREVSVNSEKQLMTIAGIVRRVDVDTKNTVLSSAIADAKIEYAGLGVLDDVQRPGWLVRILDWVYPF
- the flgG gene encoding flagellar basal-body rod protein FlgG; the encoded protein is MIRAMWTAATGMTAQQINVDTVAHNLANVNTNSFKRSRAEFADLLYQIQRLPGTSASNVGVFPVGIQVGAGVRPTTVSKEWLQGNMRQTNNDLDIAIDGPGFFQVSRPDGTIMYTRNGSFKRDNVGNLVTGDGDLLNPVITIPSGALKMDIGQDGTVSVLLPGVTQASQVGQIQLTRFDNPAGLVAMGNNLFIDSFASGPPTQGTGGFSTGFGTIQQGFLESSNVNLAEEMVNMIIAQRSYEINSKTIQASDEMMSIANNLRR